The following are from one region of the Eubacterium sp. MSJ-33 genome:
- a CDS encoding ASKHA domain-containing protein, protein MAVDLGSTMVDSCLIDAEDKGVLAQRSIKNPQRLYGSDVINRILTVKRDIDYLMKMREQAVSAIVELLQEMLADLKKKVEHTEQEHELVKLDAAAITGNTTMISILLGYDISDMGEAPFPTILHGSVIMPGQELFKDARMAEIEEEYPEFLEEDCNVFLAGCSSAFLGGDVIAGLMHIEKNWNKDVPQRYLLLDLGTNGEMVLKDGERYLATSTACGPAFEGCARKQHAYGNSLLEAIALGRRLEKIHANGTLAEEFLDSGIVIHGISINSEILQSIMLAKAAVYAGIKCLLRTAGLHAKDVDTVYIAGGFGFYLNARDAIDLGMMPQDFMDKMEVVGNTSLAGAVDLLVHGPLSHDFEEYREKIQVIDLTQVEGFQDNLIDACSFVRLT, encoded by the coding sequence ATGGCGGTAGACCTAGGTTCTACCATGGTTGACAGCTGCCTGATCGATGCTGAGGATAAAGGTGTGCTTGCGCAGCGAAGCATAAAAAATCCACAGCGTTTATATGGCAGCGATGTGATAAATCGAATACTGACAGTAAAAAGAGATATTGATTATCTGATGAAGATGCGCGAACAGGCAGTATCCGCAATTGTGGAACTGTTACAGGAAATGCTTGCTGATTTAAAGAAAAAGGTAGAGCATACAGAGCAGGAACATGAGCTTGTAAAGCTTGATGCAGCAGCAATTACCGGAAATACAACTATGATCAGTATTTTGCTTGGTTATGATATTTCAGATATGGGTGAAGCTCCGTTTCCGACAATCTTACATGGCAGTGTAATCATGCCGGGGCAGGAATTGTTTAAGGATGCGCGGATGGCAGAGATAGAGGAAGAATATCCGGAGTTCTTAGAAGAAGATTGTAATGTATTTCTGGCCGGCTGCAGTAGTGCTTTCTTAGGCGGAGATGTGATTGCCGGTTTGATGCATATCGAGAAGAACTGGAATAAAGATGTGCCACAACGATATCTGCTTTTAGATCTTGGTACAAATGGTGAGATGGTCTTAAAGGACGGTGAACGGTATCTGGCGACAAGTACTGCGTGTGGTCCGGCATTCGAGGGATGTGCAAGAAAGCAGCATGCTTATGGAAACAGTCTGCTTGAAGCAATCGCGCTTGGCAGACGGTTGGAGAAGATTCATGCAAACGGAACACTGGCAGAAGAGTTTCTGGATAGTGGTATTGTGATTCATGGAATCAGCATTAATTCGGAAATATTGCAGTCTATTATGCTTGCAAAAGCGGCAGTATATGCCGGAATCAAGTGCCTGTTAAGGACAGCAGGGCTTCATGCAAAGGATGTTGATACGGTATATATTGCCGGAGGGTTCGGATTTTACCTGAATGCACGGGATGCTATTGATCTTGGTATGATGCCACAAGACTTTATGGATAAAATGGAAGTGGTTGGAAATACATCACTGGCAGGAGCTGTGGATCTTCTGGTGCATGGACCATTAAGCCATGATTTTGAAGAATATCGGGAAAAAATTCAGGTGATTGACCTGACACA